One window of Micropterus dolomieu isolate WLL.071019.BEF.003 ecotype Adirondacks linkage group LG13, ASM2129224v1, whole genome shotgun sequence genomic DNA carries:
- the znf462 gene encoding zinc finger protein 462 isoform X1 produces the protein MEVLQCDGCDFRAESYDDLKTHIQEVHTVFLQPADADESDSLKEEDEDEEEEEEYEDKDDKDYTPPKAGMSPNSTDNSNQTSQKQTADTHLPFYQCKFCVRYFRSKSFLRNHTKKVHNVVEEDSDPSISSQTAKPPSYTVIMHNDHSKVYSCQYCTYKSPRKARIMKHQLMYHNKVPSEGAGEPSEYAQTGEESDLASGLMKGTFACEWCEYQTDQKDSWTNHVVKEHSDKVKIVSCIAELDGEASASSPKPHSPSASQSPTKSKMSFTDVCGKEESVGKTAENTGESVPEISSFQYAQISAVTPNSTGSSILSKRFASSDVSNSVIEMDGNLVNEEDSRSSLEDDDDEELGDTDDPCYTGTLSADAKQLLTDEDNKLLETKGIPFRKYMNRFQCPFCSFLTMHRRSISRHIENIHLSGKTTVYKCDECPFICTSPLKLGTHKQSHNSSDLDTLDLTNDSPEPQNDNVAEPVNGGNVSSKVNGKKITSTSNDQQNPHRCTLCSFSTTTLKGLRVHQQHKHSYCDDLDPTVFDSQLTDQPDSEVDASPIFLQKTQTSILGLATKKPLVTGKRARKSINDLPLDLSSVKKRTRIDEIASNLQSKISQSQQDMIINLDDMDDDDAGENHANADKEGRNHDNKNFTYNTQQLHARESMISHEGGRIGKRKSNPKSKPRNIPISLTLSDDSENISADPSDSTIQDNADYSEEPGTARFYCKHCDYHNKSARSVSTHYQRMHPYIKFSFKYILDPEDQSAVFRCLECYIEYTNYNDLHQHYMDHHPEASNVLNFNQPNLVYMCRFCSYTSPNVRSLMPHYQRMHPTVKINNAMIFSSYVVEQSHKTGESQTLREILNSGPKNFNSATSTPRSSSSPVPKTVSKTPEASAETDPLKESMGGNVVVYDCDVCSFASPNMHSVLVHYQKKHPEQKASYFRIQKTMKVISVDQSQSVANSSYNLSMATPPKQSSAAVYGSDEEMYYCKHCVYSNRSVVGVLVHYQKRHPEVKVTAKYIKHGAPTPGLMKLMDELQIAAPKQFLKQFQNNGHDGSNNSSPKPGSGEKGEDELFFCQHCDYGNRTVKGVLIHYQKKHRETKANADLVRRHTAVVRSQRERAQMVQSGSVSSAMIPAPPDPENATSLRSLKCRHCSYTSPYVYALKKHLKKEHPTVKATAMTILHWAYQDGILEAGYHCEWCIYSHAEPQGLLLHYQRRHPEHNVDYTYMASKLWAGPETTQQGGNMETKHYKCRDCAFEACTIWDITSHYQAVHPWAIKGDESVLLDIIKGNGSAEKIHQQVTKEPASFTCQSVEDDGALVNATPPQENNPHPPHPRLSISNNPYQCTVCLSEYNSLHGLLTHYGKKHPGMKVKAADFAQEADINPSSVYKCRHCPYVNSRIHGVLTHYQKRHPLVKVTAEDFADDIEQITDVNEGDDKCKTQRQGYGAYRCKMCPYTHGTLEKLKIHYEKYHNQSASVMFTPSMTNFSPSKETEPVAECSAGNISSAAKVQEVSELDLALSQLPINKTEKHAVFKCQLCKYFCSTRKGIARHYRIKHNNVRAQPEGKNNVFKCALCSYTNPIRKGLAAHYQKRHDIDAYYTHCLAASKTMSDKPNKVIAPVPSEGDNSEMSEDLRLAVERRRCSLCGFQAFSRKSIVSHYIKRHPGVFPKKQHSSKLGRYFTVIYAKEPEKIAVSAMAEEDKEVLEVPLENEQEREVEWLPFKCLKCFRLSFSTGELLSMHYNDHHSNDLKRDFVVSPGPGDEDSELYQCSHCELKFQALPILAKHLLNHNEEFQKRAMRQERRRQLHSKQKAAELPETRPEKESPVNKAPIGFRCNFCIEVHPTLRAICNHLRKHVQYGEVKEGHVKQEVSEVPLTLPSETLTNGDLEGDEAAEAHGLERPAATMMGSPSVSTASGGVAVAVTTETLEPETHAAEERAAALVPAAGSEDQLKQRLTAGGHPCAQCDRVFMSMQGLRSHERSHSAMALFSREDKYSCQYCQFVSPFRHNLDRHVQSHHGHHKPFKCKLCPFKSAYVSRLKSHLHKAHTGEQHTYKCLSCPFSSMTISQLKEHSLRDHGEALTLPKLRAATQAAHAALRPSRPASNTEQTPVDLDDPSYLEPADVRQQLSHYQLASRSHMSSSSTPGGSTVADNRPDGILTCEFCEFSSGYMQSLRRHYRDRHGGKKLFKCKDCSFFTCYKNTFTMHVEAGHNNNAPDDFPKDLRCPLCLYHTKHKSNMIDHIVLHREERVGPLEVSRSKLSRHLQGLVFRCHKCTFTCSSDQALQLHLQKHAEIKPYQCQLCYYDSSRRSQLEEHLRLEHKVIRNFELMGRVNLDQLEMIKEQGSSTEEEEEREIMEMVGDGKVAAAEEEDDDDDEGMEIMENIVEEQREMDDEELEDDIKEEEEEEEEEEEEDEEEEDEEEVKEVEEERPALQEVLASPTSSTSSSSGPSAAEKRLPCEFCGRCFTNSLEWERHVLRHGMMVNNSRMDTSTTSAIEASASSSSGSSVLMDTGLDLSSKEEGNPADLSLRSQSQYVEDKAMLETKKDQLFG, from the exons ATGGAGGTATTGCAGTGTGATGGCTGTGACTTCCGTGCCGAGTCATATGATGACCTCAAGACCCACATTCAGGAAGTGCACACTGTTTTCCTGCAGCCTGCAGATGCCGATGAGTCTGACTCTCTgaaagaggaggatgaagatgaggaggaagaggaggaataTGAGGATAAGGATGACAAGGATTACACGCCTCCTAAAGCTGGAATGA GCCCCAACTCAACTGACAATTCCAACCAAACATCACAGAAGCAGACAGCTGACACCCACCTGCCGTTTTACCAGTGCAAGTTCTGTGTCCGTTACTTCAGATCAAAATCATTCTTAAGAAACCACACCAAAAAAGTGCATAATGTTGTAGAGGAAGATTCAGATCCAAGTATCTCCTCACAGACAGCAAAGCCACCCAGCTACACTGTTATAATGCACAATGACCATTCAAAAGTGTATTCCTGTCAGTACTGCACATACAAGTCTCCTCGCAAAGCAAGGATTATGAAACACCAACTAATGTATCATAACAAAGTTCCCTCAGAGGGCGCTGGAGAGCCTTCCGAATACGCTCAGACCGGAGAGGAATCTGACTTAGCCAGTGGGCTCATGAAGGGAACGTTCGCCTGCGAATGGTGTGAATATCAGACTGACCAGAAGGACAGCTGGACTAATCACGTGGTGAAGGAACACAGTGACAAGGTCAAGATAGTTTCCTGCATTGCGGAGCTGGATGGGGAGGCAAGTGCAAGCTCACCCAAACCACATTCTCCATCCGCCTCCCAAAGCCCGACTAAATCAAAGATGAGTTTCACTGATGTTTGTGGAAAGGAAGAGTCGGTAGGAAAGACAGCAGAAAACACGGGGGAGTCAGTCCCAGAGATCTCGTCCTTCCAGTATGCGCAGATTAGTGCAGTAACACCCAACAGCACAGGTTCCTCCATTTTGTCCAAGAGGTTTGCTTCATCTGATGTCTCCAACAGTGTCATAGAGATGGATGGCAACTTAGTCAATGAGGAAGACTCTAGGAGCAGCTTagaggatgatgatgacgaAGAGTTGGGCGACACAGATGATCCCTGCTATACTGGGACCCTGTCAGCAGATGCAAAGCAGCTTTTAACTGATGAGGATAATAAATTACTGGAGACTAAAGGAATACCATTTAGAAAGTACATGAACCGATTTCAGTGCCCCTTCTGCTCCTTCCTCACCATGCACCGGCGGAGCATCTCCCGCCACATTGAAAACATTCACCTTTCTGGTAAAACCACGGTGTACAAATGCGATGAATGCCCGTTTATTTGCACCAGCCCTCTCAAGCTAGGCACGCACAAACAGAGCCACAATTCCTCAGATTTAGATACCTTGGACCTAACAAATGATAGCCCAGAACCTCAGAATGACAATGTTGCAGAGCCAGTTAATGGGGGCAATGTAAGCTCGAAAGTCAATGGAAAAAAGATAACCAGCACATCGAACGACCAGCAGAACCCTCATCGCTGCACACTCTGCAGCTTCTCTACCACTACCCTGAAAGGCCTGAGGGTTCACCAGCAACATAAGCATTCCTACTGTGATGACCTAGATCCCACTGTCTTTGACAGCCAGCTGACTGACCAGCCAGACTCTGAAGTGGACGCTTCTCCAATCTTTCTGCAAAAAACCCAGACCTCCATTTTAGGACTTGCCACCAAAAAGCCCTTAGTAACAGGGAAAAGAGCCAGGAAGTCCATTAATGACTTGCCTTTGGATTTGTCCTCGGTTAAGAAGAGAACTAGAATTGATGAAATTGCCAGTAACCTTCAAAGTAAGATAAGCCAAAGCCAACAGGACATGATCATAAACCTAGATGAcatggatgatgatgatgcaggaGAAAATCACGCCAATGCTGATAAAGAGGGTAGAAACCATGACAATAAAAACTTCACTTACAACACACAACAGCTTCATGCAAGAGAATCAATGATCTCCCATGAGGGAGGCAGAATAGGGAAAAGAAAGAGCAACCCTAAGTCAAAACCTAGAAACATTCCTATATCACTGACTCTCTCAGATGATAGTGAAAACATCTCTGCTGATCCCAGTGACAGTACTATCCAAGACAACGCTGATTATTCAGAGGAACCAGGGACTGCACGTTTCTACTGTAAACACTGTGATTACCACAACAAATCAGCTCGTAGCGTCAGCACCCATTACCAGAGGATGCACCCTTACATCAAGTTCAGCTTTAAGTACATCCTGGACCCGGAGGACCAGAGTGCAGTCTTCCGCTGCTTAGAGTGCTACATTGAATACACAAATTACAATGATCTACACCAACATTACATGGATCACCACCCTGAAGCAAGCAATGTGCTCAACTTCAACCAACCAAATCTGGTATACATGTGCCGCTTTTGTTCGTACACAAGCCCTAATGTCAGGAGCCTAATGCCCCATTACCAAAGAATGCACCCTACAGTGAAAATCAACAATGCTATGATCTTCTCCAGCTATGTCGTGGAGCAGTCCCACAAAACAGGTGAATCACAAACCCTGAGGGAAATATTAAACTCTGGCCCGAAGAATTTTAACTCAGCAACATCAACTCCCAGGTCCTCCTCCAGCCCAGTGCCGAAAACTGTCTCAAAGACCCCTGAAGCCAGTGCTGAGACCGACCCTCTCAAAGAATCCATGGGTGGCAATGTTGTTGTCTATGATTGTGATGTGTGTTCTTTTGCTAGCCCCAACATGCACTCTGTTTTGGTCCACTATCAGAAGAAACACCCAGAGCAAAAGGCGTCTTATTTCCGCATACAGAAAACCATGAAGGTCATCTCAGTGGATCAATCACAGTCAGTTGCAAACTCCTCATATAATCTCAGCATGGCTACGCCTCCAAAACAATCAAGTGCAGCAGTGTATGGATCAGATGAAGAAATGTACTACTGTAAACATTGCGTGTACAGCAACAGATCTGTTGTTGGTGTGTTGGTTCATTATCAAAAGAGACATCCAGAAGTAAAAGTGACAGCAAAATATATCAAACATGGTGCTCCCACCCCTGGTTTGATGAAATTAATGGATGAATTGCAAATTGCAGCTCCCAAACAATTTTTGAAGCAGTTTCAAAATAACGGTCATGATGGATCTAACAACTCAAGCCCTAAACCAGGAAGTGGTGAGAAAGGTGAGGATGAGCTGTTcttttgtcagcactgtgattATGGCAACCGCACTGTAAAAGGAGTGCTTATTCATTACCAGAAGAAGCATAGGGAAACCAAGGCAAATGCTGACCTTGTACGTCGTCACACTGCTGTTGTCCGGAGTCAACGTGAGCGTGCACAGATGGTTCAGTCAGGCAGTGTCTCTTCTGCCATGATCCCAGCCCCTCCGGACCCTGAAAACGCTACGTCCCTGCGCTCCCTCAAGTGCAGACACTGTTCTTACACATCTCCTTACGTGTATGCCCTTAAGAAGCATCTGAAGAAAGAGCACCCCACTGTGAAAGCCACAGCCATGACCATTTTACACTGGGCTTACCAAGATGGCATTCTGGAAGCTGGATACCACTGCGAGTGGTGCATTTACTCCCACGCTGAACCCCAAGGCCTGCTGCTCCATTACCAAAGACGCCATCCTGAGCACAATGTCGATTACACATATATGGCCAGCAAGCTATGGGCTGGTCCGGAGACTACCCAACAAGGGGGCAATATGGAAACCAAACATTACAAATGCAGGGACTGTGCCTTTGAGGCTTGTACAATATGGGACATCACTAGTCACTATCAGGCAGTTCACCCCTGGGCCATTAAAGGGGATGAATCTGTGCTTTTAGATATCATCAAAGGAAATGGCTCAGCTGAAAAGATCCACCAGCAGGTTACCAAAGAGCCTGCGTCTTTCACTTGCCAGTCTGTTGAAGATGATGGAGCACTGGTCAATGCCACCCCACCTCAAGAAAACAATCCCCATCCTCCCCACCCACGTCTTTCCATCTCTAACAATCCTTAtcagtgtactgtatgtctgtcaGAGTACAACAGCCTCCATGGCCTCCTCACTCACTATGGAAAGAAGCACCCAGGCATGAAAGTAAAAGCTGCAGATTTTGCACAGGAAGCAGACATCAACCCCAGTTCTGTTTATAAATGTCGTCACTGTCCGTATGTAAACTCTCGAATCCATGGTGTCCTAACTCACTATCAGAAGAGACACCCGTTAGTGAAAGTCACTGCAGAAGACTTTGCAGATGATATAGAGCAAATCACTGACGTAAATGAAGGAGATGACAAGTGCAAAACTCAAAGGCAGGGTTATGGCGCCTACAGATGCAAAATGTGCCCGTACACGCATGGGACACTGGAGAAACTGAAAATCCATTATGAGAAATATCATAATCAGTCGGCCTCTGTTATGTTCACTCCCTCAATGACAAATTTTTCTCCCAGTAAAGAAACAGAGCCAGTGGCAGAATGCAGTGCTGGTAATATATCAAGCGCAGCTAAAGTCCAGGAGGTCAGTGAATTGGACCTTGCCCTCTCCCAGTTACCCATCAATAAGACAGAGAAACATGCCGTATTCAAGTGTCAGCTCTGCAAATACTTCTGCTCCACCAGGAAAGGCATCGCTCGCCACTACCGTATCAAACACAACAATGTTCGTGCTCAGCCAGAGGGTAAAAACAATGTCTTCAAATGTGCTCTGTGTTCATACACAAACCCTATACGCAAAGGCCTAGCAGCACACTACCAGAAGCGGCATGATATTGATGCATATTATACCCATTGTCTGGCTGCTTCCAAGACTATGAGCGATAAGCCTAACAAAGTGATAGCACCCGTGCCATCAGAAGGGGACAATTCAGAAATGAGTGAAGACTTGCGTTTGGCTGTGGAGAGACGCAGGTGTTCTCTTTGCGGCTTCCAGGCCTTCAGCAGGAAAAGCATTGTCTCACACTATATTAAACGGCACCCAGGTGTCTTCCCCAAGAAGCAGCATTCTAGCAAGCTTGGTCGCTACTTTACTGTTATCTATGCCAAAGAACCAGAGAAGATTGCTGTCAGTGCAATGGCAGAGGAAGACAAGGAAGTGCTGGAGGTTCCGCTTGAAAACGAGCAGGAAAGAGAAGTTGAATGGCTGCCATTCAAGTGTCTAAAATGCTTCCGATTGTCCTTCAGCACAGGCGAGCTGCTCTCTATGCACTACAACGACCACCACAGCAATGACTTGAAGAGGGACTTTGTGGTATCGCCCGGTCCTGGGGATGAGGATTCTGAGTTGTACCAGTGTTCTCACTGTGAGTTGAAGTTCCAGGCACTCCCAATTCTGGCCAAACATCTATTGAACCACAATGAGGAGTTTCAGAAGAGGGCCATGcggcaggagaggaggaggcagcttCACAGTAAACAGAAAGCCGCAGAACTACCTGAGACCAGGCCCGAGAAG GAAAGCCCTGTAAATAAAGCTCCCATAGGATTCAGGTGTAACTTCTGCATCGAAGTGCACCCCACCCTTCGAGCCATCTGCAACCACCTTAGGAAGCATGTACAGTATGGAGAGGTCAAAGAGGGACATGTCAAG CAGGAAGTCAGTGAAGTCCCCCTTACCCTGCCTTCAGAGACCCTAACTAATGGCGACCTGGAGGGGGATGAAGCAGCTGAAGCCCATGGCCTCGAGAGACCTGCAGCTACAATGATGGGTTCACCCTCAGTTTCCACAGCCTCTGGTggtgttgctgttgctgttaccACAGAGACACTGGAACCAGAAACGCACGCTGCTGAAGAAAGGGCAGCGGCCCTCGTGCCCGCAGCGGGGTCAGAGGACCAACTGAAGCAGCGATTAACAGCAGGGGGTCACCCATGTGCCCAGTGCGACCGAGTCTTCATGTCCATGCAGGGACTGAGGTCCCATGAGAGGAGCCACTCAGCCATGGCACTGTTCAGCAGAGAAGACAAATACAGCTGCCAGTACTGCCAGTTTGTCTCACCCTTCAGACACAA TCTGGACAGGCATGTGCAGTCTCACCACGGCCACCACAAGCCCTTCAAGTGCAAACTCTGCCCCTTTAAATCTGCCTACGTGAGTCGCTTGAAGAGCCACCTGCATAAGGCACACACAg GTGAGCAGCACACATACAAGTGCTTGTCGTGCCCCTTCTCCTCTATGACCATCAGCCAGCTGAAGGAGCACTCTCTGAGAGACCATGGTgaggccctgaccctccccaaACTGCGGGCTGCTACCCAGGCTGCTCATGCCGCCCTCAGGCCCTCCCGGCCGGCCAGTAACACAGAGCAGACTCCAGTGGACCTGGATG ACCCATCATACCTGGAGCCAGCGGATGTTCGTCAGCAGCTTAGTCATTACCAGCTGGCCTCCCGCAGTCACATGTCTTCCAGCTCAACACCTGGTGGCTCAACAGTGGCTGACAATCGACCAGACGGCATCCTCACTTGTGAGTTCTGTGAGTTCAGCTCTGGATACATGCAGAGCTTGCGTCGGCACTACAGGGACCGCCATGGTGGCAAGAAGCTCTTCAAGTGCAAAGACTGTTCCTTTTTCACCTGCTACAA GAATACCTTCACCATGCATGTGGAGGCTGGTCACAACAACAATGCACCTGACGACTTCCCTAAAGACCTGCGCTGCCCTCTCTGCCTCTACCACACCAAACACAAGAGCAATATGATTGACCACATTGTCCTGCACAGAG aGGAGCGTGTGGGTCCACTGGAGGTCAGCCGCTCCAAGCTGTCACGTCACCTTCAGGGCCTGGTGTTCCGTTGCCACAAATGCACCTTCACATGCTCCAGTGACCAGGCCTTGCAGCTGCACCTGCAAAAGCACGCTGAGATCAAACCCTACCAGTGCCAGCTCTGTTATTATGACAGCAGTCGACGGAGCCAGCTAGAGGAGCATCTACGCCTTGAGCACAAG GTTATCCGGAACTTTGAGCTGATGGGCCGGGTCAACCTGGACCAGCTGGAGATGATAAAGGAACAAGGAAGCAgcacagaggaggaagaagagagagaaattatGGAGATGGTTGGAGATGGAAAAGTAGCtgctgcagaggaggaggatgatgacGATGACGAAGGAATGGAAATTATGGAGAACATagtggaggagcagagagagatggatgaTGAGGAGCTAGAGGACGACatcaaagaggaagaggaggaggaggaggaggaggaggaagaagatgaggaagaggaagatgaagaggaagtcaAGGAAGTGGAGGAAGAAAGGCCTGCTCTACAAG AAGTTCTAGCATCTCCtaccagcagcaccagcagcagctctggGCCGAGCGCTGCAGAGAAGCGTCTCCCCTGTGAGTTCTGTGGGCGCTGCTTCACCAACAGCCTTGAGTGGGAACGACATGTCCTTCGACATGGCAT GATGGTTAACAACAGCCGAATGGATACCAGCACCACCTCCGCAATAGAGGCCTCAGCGTCATCTTCCAGTGGCTCCTCTGTCCTAATGGACACAGGTTTGGACCTGTCCAGCAAAGAGGAAGGGAACCCCGCTGATTTATCACTGAGAAGTCAAAGCCAGTATGTGGAAGACAAAGCAATGCTTGAAACCAAAAAGGATCAACTATTTGGTTGA